The sequence GCCAGTTCATCGACCAGAATAATTGCAGGCCGGCGTTTCAGTGCCGCATCGAGATCGAACTCCTTTAGAGTGGTGCCTTTGTAGTTGATTTTGCGGGTCGGAAGAATGTCGAGTCCCTCCAATAACACTTGGGTTTCCTTGCGGCCGTGGGTTTCGATCAGACCGACCAGAACATCAAGATTTTCAGCGCGCCGCTCCCTTGCCGCGAGCAGCATCGAGTAGCTTTTGCCGACGCCGGCCGCCGCTCCGAAAAATATTTTCAAACGGCCCCGGCGGGCTTTGGCATTATCTCGTTCGACGCGAGCCAATAATTGGTCGGGATCGGGGCGCTCATCGTTCATAATCGTTGCCAATCCTTACTGTCCGGATTTTCGTTTCAATTCATCCAGAGCCACATTCAACCGTAAAACATGGACTCTGGGCTCCCCAAACACCTGCCACTGACGGCTTTCAGTAAACTCATCAACCAGCTCACGCAGCTTGACTGCATCAATTTGTCGTGCTTTGGCGATGCGATTGATCTGATACTCTGCTGCTGCAATACTGATATGAGGATCAAGGCCGCTCGCGGAGGCCGTCACCAAATCCACCGGGACCGGTGCATTATTGGTGGGATAGGCAGCTTGCAATGCCTTGATGCGAGCAGAAACGGCATGGATTAATGCCGGATTGGTCGGACCCAGATTGGAGCCCGCAGACGCCTCAGCATTATACGGCTGAGGTCCGGTGGCTGAGGGACGCCCCCAAAAGTATCGAGTTGCCGTGAACGGCTGGCCGATTAAAGCCGAACCTTTTGCGTGCCCCTGCTCATCGACGATGAGGCTGCCGTTGGCTTGATCAGCAAACATGAGTTGGGCCAGTACGGTAACAACTCCCGGATAAATAACCCCGGTAATCAGTGTCAATATCATCAACAGCATCGCAGCGGGTTTTAAATAAGTAGACATATTGGCTTCCTCTTACACCAGATTCATTGCAACTAAAAGAAGATCTATCCCCTTGATGCCGACAAACGGAACGATCAAACCACCGACGCCATAGACCAGCAAGTTGTTTTGCAGCAGTTTCTCGGCGCCGACCGGCTGGTATTTGATACCTTTCAAGGCCAGAGGAATCAGGGCAATGATGATCAATGCATTGAAAATTACGGCCGAAAGAATTGCACTGGACGGTGTGGCTAATCCCATCACATTCAGTACATTCAAGCCAGGATAGGTTGTAGCAAATGCGGCAGGAATGATCGCAAAGTATTTAGCGACATCATTGGCAATGCTGAATGTAGTCAGCGCGCCCCGGGTCATCAGCATTTGCTTGCCGGTTTCGACTATTTCGATCAACTTGGTTGGGTTGGAATCCAGATCGACCATATTGCCGGCTTCCTTGGCTGCTTGGGTGCCACTGTTCATTGCCACCGCCACATCGGCCTGCGCCAAAGCCGGTGCGTCATTGGTGCCGTCGCCGGTCATCGCCACCAGTCGGCCATCAGTTTGATGTTGGCGGATCAGGGCTAGCTTGGCTTCCGGGGTGGCTTCTGCCAGAAAGTCGTCGACTCCGGCTTCTGCGGCAATGGCGGCAGCCGTCAACCGGTTGTCACCGGTGATCATGATGGTCTTGATACCCATCTGCCGTAATTCAATAAAACGCTCCTTGATGCCGCCCTTGACGATGTCTTTCAACTCAATCACCCCCAAGGCTTGCTTCCCTTCGGAGACCACCAGAGGCGTACTGCCGCGACGCGACACATCGTCAACCAGCGATTTAAGTTCTTGCGGAACCTTGCCCCCCTGTTCTTCAATAGAGGCACGAATAGAATCAGCCGCACCTTTACGAATTTGACGGCCTTGCAAATTGACGCCACTCATCCGGGTTTGAGCGCTAAAGTGAACAAAAGTCGCCCCTAGCGAATGAATATCCCGCTCACGTAAACCGTATTTGTGCTTGGCAAGTACCACGATACTGCGGCCTTCCGGGGTTTCATCTGCCAATGAGGCCAATTGTGCGGCATCGGCCAATTCCTTATCGGTAATCCCTTTAACAGGAAAGAACCCTGAAGCTTGACGATTACCCAAGGTAATGGTGCCGGTCTTGTCCAGCAACAGCACATCAACATCGCCGGCGGCTTCGACGGCCCGGCCTGAGGTAGCGATAACATTCTTTTGCATCATGCGGCCGATGCCGGCAACACCAATCGCCGACAACAAGCCGCCAATGGTGGTTGGGATCAAGCACACCAACAAGGCGACCAATACGGTAACGGAGATCGGGCTACCGCTACCGGCAGTTTCCACGCTATACAAAGAGAACGGCAGCAAAGTGACCGTCGCCATCAGAAAAACTAAGGACAGAGCCACCAGCAGAATGGTCAGCGCGATTTCGTTAGGGGTTTTCTGGCGTTTGGCGCATTCCACCATAGCAATCATCCGATCCAGAAAGGTTTCACCCGGATTCGTAGAAATCTTCACGACCAGCCAATCGGATAAGACCCGTGTACCGCCGGTAACGGAACTGAAGTCTCCGCCTGACTCGCGGATCACCGGCGCGCTTTCGCCGGTGATTGCGCTTTCGTCTACCGATGCCACGCCCTCTATCACCTCGCCGTCGCCCGGCACATAATCTCCGGCTTCAATCAACACCACATCATCTTTACTCAAGCTGGAACCGGCAATTTTGGAATAGTTGCTGCCGTAGCGGGGTTCATCGAGTTTTTTGGCGGCAATATCGCGCTTGGCGGTGCGTAAAAATGCCGCTTGGGCTTTACTGCGCCCCTCGGCTATCGCTTCGGCAAAGTTGGCAAATAGCACGGTAAACCATAGCCAGAGGGTAATGCTCAGAATGAAACCGGCGGACTCCTCGCTTTCACCGCTCAGTGCTTGCAGCCACAACACGGTGGTGAGCAGGCAGCTCAGATAGACCACGAACATCACCGGGTTCTTCCATTGCTGCTTCGGCGTGAGTTTGGCAAAAGCGTCGAATAACGCTTGTTGCAAGATTTGCGGATCCATTAAGGATGTTGAAACGAGTTTGCTAGTCATAGTGTTACCAGTATGAAATTAGTGTTGGCCGATCATTTGTAAATGCTCGACAATGGGTCCCAAAGCCAGTGCCGGCACGAAGGTCAAGGCACCGACCATCAGTACGGTGATAATCAGCAATACCGCAAACAATGGAGTATGAGTCGGCAAGGTGCCGGGCCCCACCGGTACTTTTTTCTTGGCAGCCAAGGAACCTGCAATCACCAATACCGGAATCATCAGCCAATAGCGGGAGAACAACATCGCCGAACCCAACATGAAGTTATAGAAGGGGACGTTGGCCGACAAACCGCCGAAGGCACTACCGTTGTTGTTTCCGGCCGAAGAATAGGCATACAGCACCTCGCTGAAGCCGTGGGCACCGGGGTTGAAAATCGAGGCTTTGCCGGCATCCAGCATAAGGCTTAACGCCGTGCCACCCAGCACCATAAACGGCGGGATCAAAATCACGATAGCCGCCATTTTCATCTCGTAGGCTTCGATTTTCTTGCCCAGGTATTCCGGCGTGCGACCTATCATCAAACCGGCGATGAACACCGCGACGATGGCGAATACGATCATGCCGTATAAGCCGGAACCAACCCCGCCATAAATCACTTCACCCAATTGCATCAGCCACATCGGTACCATGCCGCCGATGGGGGTGTATGAATCGTGCAAGGAGTTGACCGAACCGTTGGAAGCAGCCGTCGTTGCCACGGCCCACAGGCCGGAGTTGACGATACCGAAGCGAGCTTCCTTACCTTCCATGTTGCCGCCTGCCTGTTGGCTGTTAGCAGTCTGATCGACGCCCAGCGCGGATAACGCCGGATTGCCACTTTGCTCGGCAGACACCATGACGAAGATCAGAGCCACGAACACCAACGTCATTGCACCCAATATAGCCCAGCCTTGACGGGTGTCGCCCACCATCACTCCAAAGGTGTAGCACAGCGCGGATGGAATCAGCAGGATCGCCAGCATTTCCAGAAAGTTGGACAGCGGCGTGGGATTTTCATACGGATGGGCCGAGTTGACGTTGAAAAAACCACCGCCATTGGTGCCCAACTGCTTGATCGCGATCTGCGAAGCGGCAGGTCCCAGAGCTAAAGTTTGCTGTTGAATTTGCACGGTAACGGAGACAGGTTTACCTTCGGCATCCACCACGGCTTTGCCATCAGCATCCAGTTTTGGTACTGAGTAGCTGACCGACTCCTGCAAGTTAACCGTCTGATACGGATTAAAGCTCTGCACCACGCCCTGTCCGACCAGCACGATCGCCAGCAAAAACGATAAGGGCAGCAGGATGTACAAGGTGCTGCGGGTCATATCGACCCAGAAATTACCGATACTGTTGCTGTTACGGCGGCTTAAACCTCGAATCAGCGCCACCAGCACCGCCATACCGCTGGCGGCAGACAGGAAATTCTGTACCGATAAACCGAGCATTTGGGTCAGATAGCTCATCGTCGTTTCGCCTCCATAGCCCTGCCAGTTGGTATTGGTGGTGAAACTGACGGCGGTGTTGAACGAGGAATCCGGCGTCACCGCAGGCAATGCTTGCGGATTCAACGGCAGCACGTCCTGAAAGCGTTGCAGCACATAAACCACAAGCAGTCCCAATAGATTGAAAGCCAATAACGCCAGAGCGTACTGCGTCCAGCGCATCTCCTGTTCCGGATTGACGCCGCTAAGGCGATAGAACAAAAGTTCAATCCCGGCGAATCCGCGGTTCAGACCCACCGATTCGTCTTGATAAACACGCGCCATATAAGTGCCCAAAGGCTTGGTCAGCGTCAGCAGCACGATGACGTAAATTGCAATCTGTAACAAACCTTGCGCTGTCATCAGAATTTCTCCGGATAAAACAAAGCCACGACCAG comes from Methylicorpusculum oleiharenae and encodes:
- the kdpC gene encoding potassium-transporting ATPase subunit KdpC — encoded protein: MSTYLKPAAMLLMILTLITGVIYPGVVTVLAQLMFADQANGSLIVDEQGHAKGSALIGQPFTATRYFWGRPSATGPQPYNAEASAGSNLGPTNPALIHAVSARIKALQAAYPTNNAPVPVDLVTASASGLDPHISIAAAEYQINRIAKARQIDAVKLRELVDEFTESRQWQVFGEPRVHVLRLNVALDELKRKSGQ
- the kdpB gene encoding potassium-transporting ATPase subunit KdpB, whose product is MTSKLVSTSLMDPQILQQALFDAFAKLTPKQQWKNPVMFVVYLSCLLTTVLWLQALSGESEESAGFILSITLWLWFTVLFANFAEAIAEGRSKAQAAFLRTAKRDIAAKKLDEPRYGSNYSKIAGSSLSKDDVVLIEAGDYVPGDGEVIEGVASVDESAITGESAPVIRESGGDFSSVTGGTRVLSDWLVVKISTNPGETFLDRMIAMVECAKRQKTPNEIALTILLVALSLVFLMATVTLLPFSLYSVETAGSGSPISVTVLVALLVCLIPTTIGGLLSAIGVAGIGRMMQKNVIATSGRAVEAAGDVDVLLLDKTGTITLGNRQASGFFPVKGITDKELADAAQLASLADETPEGRSIVVLAKHKYGLRERDIHSLGATFVHFSAQTRMSGVNLQGRQIRKGAADSIRASIEEQGGKVPQELKSLVDDVSRRGSTPLVVSEGKQALGVIELKDIVKGGIKERFIELRQMGIKTIMITGDNRLTAAAIAAEAGVDDFLAEATPEAKLALIRQHQTDGRLVAMTGDGTNDAPALAQADVAVAMNSGTQAAKEAGNMVDLDSNPTKLIEIVETGKQMLMTRGALTTFSIANDVAKYFAIIPAAFATTYPGLNVLNVMGLATPSSAILSAVIFNALIIIALIPLALKGIKYQPVGAEKLLQNNLLVYGVGGLIVPFVGIKGIDLLLVAMNLV
- the kdpA gene encoding potassium-transporting ATPase subunit KdpA, translating into MTAQGLLQIAIYVIVLLTLTKPLGTYMARVYQDESVGLNRGFAGIELLFYRLSGVNPEQEMRWTQYALALLAFNLLGLLVVYVLQRFQDVLPLNPQALPAVTPDSSFNTAVSFTTNTNWQGYGGETTMSYLTQMLGLSVQNFLSAASGMAVLVALIRGLSRRNSNSIGNFWVDMTRSTLYILLPLSFLLAIVLVGQGVVQSFNPYQTVNLQESVSYSVPKLDADGKAVVDAEGKPVSVTVQIQQQTLALGPAASQIAIKQLGTNGGGFFNVNSAHPYENPTPLSNFLEMLAILLIPSALCYTFGVMVGDTRQGWAILGAMTLVFVALIFVMVSAEQSGNPALSALGVDQTANSQQAGGNMEGKEARFGIVNSGLWAVATTAASNGSVNSLHDSYTPIGGMVPMWLMQLGEVIYGGVGSGLYGMIVFAIVAVFIAGLMIGRTPEYLGKKIEAYEMKMAAIVILIPPFMVLGGTALSLMLDAGKASIFNPGAHGFSEVLYAYSSAGNNNGSAFGGLSANVPFYNFMLGSAMLFSRYWLMIPVLVIAGSLAAKKKVPVGPGTLPTHTPLFAVLLIITVLMVGALTFVPALALGPIVEHLQMIGQH